The DNA region GACTTAAGGTTTTGTAGAAAAACCAGAATGAATAAAAGAAAGGCTGCCAATTTGGTGGCCTTTTTTGTTTCGTGTGGACACATCTTACTCCATAAGTCGTCATTCCCGCGCAGGCGGGAATCTTAAGGCTTTTCCATTAAGATCCCCAGTCAAGCTGAGGATGACGACCGTTCATAGTTGTCGTCCGATTTATTTGGCTAAACATTATTTTAAATGGCTGTTATTCAGTCGGCTATCGAAACATAAGCCCGGCCTCGCAATGACGGAAATAAAACGTCACCCTGAGCGGAGTCGAAGGGCTCATCTAAACGCCACAGACCTTGCGCTTCAAAGAAATAATAAAGCGAAAACTTTGTTAATTTAGTGCCTCCCTCAAACTTGTAAAAATGCCATTACAGCAGGCCGTTAACCTTAAAAAATGCTGATTTTTATAGAAATCATTAAAAATCATCCATGAAATATCTTTGTCTTTTTCTTTTTGCATTGCTGTTTTCGTTCACTGTAAATGCTCAAAATTTTAAATATGCCTTTGTAACCGACACGCATGTTGGTTCGCCAACTGGTGAGGAAGATTTAAATCGAACCGTTGCGGATATTAATGGGCTGAACGACATCGATTTTGTGATTGTAACGGGCGACGTAACTGAAATGGGCACCAACAACGAGCTTAAGTTGGCAAAGGGCATTTTATCGAAACTCAATAAGCCATATCATATCATCCCCGGAAACCACGATACGGGATGGTCCGAGTCGGGAGGGGTAAATTTTATAAAGGAATTTGGTGGCGATAAGTTTACGTTTGATTATAAAGGTTATCGTTTTATTGCCTGTGCTTCTGGCCCTTACGTAAGGATGAGTGATGGGCATATCCCCAGAGACGCAACTGTTTGGCTCGACAGCTTGCTCAAGGCAACACCTAAAAACATGCCGATTGTTTTTGCCAATCACTACCCGTTAGATAATAGTTTGGATAATTGGTACGAGGCAACGGATCGGTTGAAGAAATACAACATTCAATATGCCATTTGCGGCCATGGCCACAATAACCACCCCTACAATTTCGAAGGCATTGAGGCAACAATGGGTCGATCTAACTTAAGGGCGAAAGACAGTATTGGGGGTTATAATATTGTAACGATGACAAAGGATTCGGTGTTTTTTCAAACCAAAAAACCGACGGAGGAAGTTCTTCCCGCCTGGCGGAAGATTGCGTTGAAAACCTTTCGGCCGGATGCTAAAAAATACGAGCGTCCTGATTTTTCAATTAATACCAAATATCCGAATACCAAAGCGTTATGGACGTATCACTCAAACGCCAATGTAGTCAATACGCCAACTTTTACAGGCAACAATGTCATTTTTGGTAATAGTTTAGGATGGGTTGAGGCTTTAAACAAAAAAACCGGCAAAAAAGTATGGACATTTAAAACAAAGGGAGCTATTTATTCTTCGCCGGTGGCTGTGGGTAATCTGGTGATTTTCGGTTCGGGTGATGGAACTATTTACGCCCTGAATGCGAAAACTGGTAAAGCCATTTGGCAAAAGGCTACGGCCAATTCGGTGTTGGGCTCTCCTGTGGCTGCCGATGGGCATGTATTTATAGGCGGTAGCGACAATAATTTCAGAGCGCTGGATGTTAAAACGGGCAAAGAAATTTGGGCTTTTAATGGCGTTGAAGGTTCTATTGTTGGCAAACCGCTGATTTACCAAGGTAAGATTATTTTCGGCTCGTGGGGCAGGCATTTATATGCGCTCGATATAAATACAGGCGCTTTGGTATGGAAATGGGATAACGGTCACGCCAACAGGATGTTTTCGCCTGCGATGGTAACACCGGTTGCTTATAAAGGCATTGTTTACATTGCAGCTCCCGACCGGTATTTGACGGCGATTGACGCCTCGAACGGCAGCACGCTGTGGCGCAACAAGGAGGCTACGGTTAGGGAATCAATCGGCCAATCTGCAGATAGCACCATTATTTATGGCAAAACCATGCAAGATGAAATTGTTGCTTATAAGGCGCAGGCCCAAGATCCGGGCGTACTTTGGCGATTGAATGTAGGTTTCGGCTATGAACATGTTCCTTCTATGTTGATAGAAAAAGCCGGAAATGTGTTTTTTGGCACCAAGAACGGCGTTATTTATGCGATCGACCCTAAACAAAAAACCACCGTTTGGGCACATAAAATTGATAACTCAATGGTAAATACGGTAAATGTGATCGATGGCAAAAATGTATTGGCGAGCACAATGGATGGTAAGGTGGTATGGTTGGAAGTAGCCTCTTCCTAGCCTCTCCCTATCAACGTTTGTGGGTTACTTTCTGAAGTGCAGGTCCCTCTCCAGAAGAGAGGGAAACAAAGATCCTCTCCCTATCAACGTTTGTAATTTAGTTTCTGAGGTGCAAATCCCTCTCCAGAAGAGAGGGAAATGGAAGTACGTGGGTTCAACCCGCTGCCCTTCAAAAACCCGCTCTCCCGGAGAGGGCCATTACTGAAATTGCCTTACTACGTCCTTTCAAAGGGTGAGGCTTGAAAACTAAAAAACCTCCGCCAAACTTTATGTTCGACGGAGGTTTTAACATAATTAGTTGTTTACGTTACCATCCGGGGTTTTGCTGTAGCGTTCCTGCGGGGTACAAACTAATTTGGCCAGTTGGAATTGGCGACAAATAGTTCTTCGGGTCGACAAACGTTCTGGTTAAGTTGGCTGCGTACGGAATGATGTAACCTTGCGCATTTCTGAGCACCTTGCCATTATCGGGCACTTTGGCACCTAAGAAAGCATCAACATTTTTGGCTCTATCCAAATATTGTCCTTTTTTCCAGCGCAAAATATCCTGATATCTAAACCCGTTCATCATCAGTTCTACTCTACGCTCGCGTCTTATTTCCCACATTAGCGGCGAAACATCGGCATCTCTTTTAGGGTCTACAATGGTAACTCCACCCGCAGCTACGTTTCCGCCACCTAGCACAGTGAGTTTTGCAATTCCCGCCCTTGTTCTTAACAAGTTAATTGATTTATCCATGTCGGCCTGAGTAAAGGCTAGCTTGCCCAACTGATCTAAAATTGCGGTGATCTCAGCATAATTAAGTAAAACTTCGGAGTAGTAAAAAATCGGCGCATCGGTTTCATTGTACGGTGCCAACTGGTTCGACGCAGGGTTTAAAAACTTAGATGGACGATAACCTGTGCTTGAGCTGTAGCCATTTACCAAAGTTCCGTTATAGGCTAAAAAGTTATCAACGGTGGCCAACAGGCGATTATCTCTGTTTGTTCTCACAGCTGCAATGGTGTTATCTCCCTGATAAAGCGGCGATTGTCCAATTGGTAAACCATCGGTTGCAGGATACGCTTCTACCGCCGATTTCGTTAAGCCACTCATTTGGGTTGTGCTGTTGGTATAGCCAATTACAGAGTGAGTGAGTACGCCAGCCAGGTATTTTTTATAAAGCAGCACCTCCTTGTTACCAGCTAAATCCATCGAGCTGTAAATGCTTCTGTAATCGGCATTCAAGATATATTTTCCGGTCATCAGCTTTTCGCAGGCGTCTTTACCCTGAGTTAAAAACTTATCAGCATCTGGCAGCGACAATTCGGTATGGTACACCCTGTAAGAACCCTCAAAAAGACAGATTCTTGCTTTTAGGGCCAGGGCTACGTCGCGATTTACCGTATTGTCGCCATCGCTAACACGAATATTATCAACGGCATAGTTAATATCGCTCAATACGCTGTCCATTACCAGTTGACGGGTATCGCGGGGCTTGTAAATAACGTCGGTTTGCGCAACATCTAGCGATTTGCTAATGTATGGAACTCCGCCAAATGCTTTTACTTTACTGAAGTAATCCATCGCCCTGAAAAATCTGGCAATTCCGCTCCAGTGCTTTTTAGCCTCATCGCTCATTGGCACCTGGTTAATTCGCTCTAACATGATATTGGCTTTACGGATATAAGTCCAGTCCCAATCGCCCGATGTTGTTGGCGCTGTTAATGCAAAATTTTGGAACGTTGCGGCATTCTGATCATCGCTTAAGGTAGAGAAATAAAAATCGCCTGTTGTTCCTGTTCCAAAACCCGTAAACAGGGCATAAAAACCCCAGTTGTAAGTCCGAACGTTATTTTCACTTGTCCAGAAGTTGTCATCAGAAAACTGATCTGGTGTATCTACATTTAGATCTTTAGAACAGCTAATGCCTAAAATTGCAATAAATGCGATGTATATTGTTGATTTGATAAATTTCATGGCTCTTATTATAATGTTAAGTTAACACCGAAAGAATATTGTCTGTTAAACGGAAAGGTTCGGCCTGTATAACCAGCTTCGCCATCAGTCATTTCCGGATCTATTGGCGCACCAACGTTTGAAATTGTTGCAAGGTTCTGTCCACTTAAATAAACCCTGAATTTCTGAACCCCGTATTTTTTCAACCATGTGCTCGGTATTGTGTATCCAACGGTTACATTTTTCAATCGGGCGTAAGCAAGGTTTAACAGGTATTTAGATTGTGGATAAAAGTTGTTTCCACTGGCAGGGAAATTTGCAATTTTGGTTGCACTGTTGCCAATATACGGACGAGGATAAAACGCGTTTGGATTTGTCGGCGACCAGAAATCGAGCTGGTTGGCATACATAATATCGGCGTTGCCATAAGCAGGAATAATCATGGTTCCCAAGCCCCAGTAATCGCGTTTGCCAACGCCTTGAATGTACACATCTAAATCGAAGCCTTTATAGGTTCCGCCCAAACGAGCGCTGTATTGGTAGCGTGGCTGGCTATTGCCAATTACTTTCAAATCGCCGTGATCGTCTGCCGTACCTTTTCCCTGGTTAATTACACCATCGCCATTTAAATCCTTGTATTTAACATCGCCTGCTCCATAAACGAAGTTTCCGTTTTGAAGTGCAACCTGGCTTGGAGAGCTTTTTACCTCGTCGTCAGACTGGAAAAACCCATCCGTTTCAAAGCCCCATATTTCGCCATACTGCTGCCCTACATAATATCCAGGGTTCTGATAATTGGGGTTGTTCTGATAAATCAGATTAGATGGATTGTTCCATTTTGTAAATACCGTTTTGTTATCGGCCAAAGTAAGCGTAGCATAAAGGTTAAGATCTTGACTTACCGGATAGTTTAAATCCAAACTAATCTCGTACCCGCGGTTTCGAAAGTTACCAGCGTTAATTCTTGGTCCCGCAGAGCCAAAAGTGGCAGGAACAGAAGTTTGCTGCAACATACCTTTGGTATCGCGTTGATAGTAATCTACCGATAAGCCAACATAATTTTTCAAGAAACGGATATCAGCACCAACGTCTAACGTTTGAATTTTTTCCCAAAGTAAAGATTCTGCTACCGGAATTGGTGCCGCAATGCCTGTAGTTAATGTTGTTCCGGTTGGGGTAATCCAATTCACGTTTGAGGCAGCCATTAATGGGATATAAAATTGGCCGCCAACATTTTGGTTCCCTACTGAACCGTATGACGCCCGAAGTTTAATATCGTCAACATAGGGCTTAATGAAGCTCATAAATTTCTCTTCGGTAATGCGGTAACCTGCAGAAGCTGAAGGGAAAAACGCCCATCTGTCTAGTCTCGAAAAAGCCGAGGATCCATCGTACCGTCCGTTTGCTTCAAACAAGTACTTGCCTTTGTAGTCGTAATTAAAGCGACCGAAGTATCCTGCGTAAGCGCCTACCGGAAATAAGCCTGAACCGTGCGAGCCATTAGCAAGCTGGGTGCCAACCGCTAAATTGAGCTCTCCCCTGTCGGGATCTAAAACAGTATTTCTCGCTGCCGTAAACTGAACATTATCGTACGTTTCAGAGTTTACCCCGGCCGTAACCTTAATATTATGGTCGTTAGCAATTGTTTTCTGATAGGTAGCATAAGCATTAAGCGTATTTACCATATTGCGGGTTTCGCCGTAGCTTACCACATCTTGGGATGCCGAAGCAATGTTTGCGATAAGCGGCGGTGTACCCGCAGTCCAAAAATCGATTGCGTTAATCGGCCCGCCCACCTCATTTCTTAAGGCATTTGAACGGCCAATGGTGTAATCAGCACGGATACTTAAATCTTTGGTAAGCTTAATTGTTGCACCAAGATCAACACGACTGTAATTTTCGGTTAAGCTGGATCTTTGTGCATTTGCTAAATAAGCAGGCGTGTGTCTGAAATAATTTCCATTGTATTGGCCGTACGGGAAATAAGAGCCCCATCTCCAGAAATAATACCAATAGTTCTGATACTGATACGGATAATCGTATTTAAAGTTGCGGTACAGAAACTTTGCGTCAACATCTAACCATTTTGTGGCCGCAACGTTAATGGAACCACTCACATTATACTTGTTAAGCTCATCGGGGTTTAATTTGAAAATACCGCCTTCGTTTGCATAACCGCCGGATAAATAATAACCAATTTTTTCACTTCCGCCCTGCAGGCTCAAATTGTGGTTAGATTGTGCGGTATAATCTTTAAGCATCTCCTTTTTCGGGTCCCAAACCTTATAAAAGTAAACGCGTCCGTCAACGTAATCAAAATCCTGACCCAGAATCATATCGTTACCGGTATTTGTGGCGGCATATTTGTTTTGCCAGTTGGCAATACCATCGCGAAGCTTGGTTAACTGCATACCAAAGGTTTCGGGCGATGTAGTACCGGCCCTAACTGATGCATCGTAAAGCGCTTGCAACTCCGGAACAGGGTCTGAGAAATCGGCCAGCACTGTTGGCTTATTCCACGAAAAGTTGTTGGAGTAAGAAATTCTTGTTGGAATATTTTTCTTTCCTGATTTTGTTTTAATGAGCACAACACCAAAGGCGGCCCTTGCACCGTAAATTGATGTTGATGCGGCGTCTTTTAACACAGAAACACTTTCGATATCGGCAGGGTTAATGATCGAAAGATCGGGGGTTTCCACATTATCCACGATTATTAACGGCCTGCTATTGCCGTTTATCGATCCTACACCCCTGATGTTGATGTTTGGTCCGGCAGTTAATCCTCCGTTTCCGTAAGTAATGGTTAATCCGGGTACAACGCCTTGCAACGCTTTTGTCGGGTCGTTTAGGGGCTTGCTTCCAAAAGTTTTCTCTACATCAACAGTAGTTACGGCACCGGTTAAGTTTGCTTTCTTTTGGGTACCAAATCCTACTACAACCACTTCTTGCAGTCCTTGCGATGTTGATTCTAAAGTAACATTAATGGTATTGCTATTGCCAACGGTTTGCTCTTGAGTTGCGTAACCAATAAAGGTAAAAACAAGTACGTCGCCTTTGTTTGCCCGTATTGAATAGGCTCCGTTACCATCGGTTTGTGCTACAGTGGTTCCGGATTTTATTTTAATAGAAACTCCGGGAACAGGGCCATCGGGCGATGTAACCTTACCTGTTACGGTTACTTGTTGCGCTATAACCTGCGTGAGCAACAAGAAGGCACCCAGAATAGTTAACAGTAGTTTTTTTTTCATAACTTACTCGTTTAAGGATGAAATGATTTTAGGGTTTGTTAGTTTGTTTTCTAAACACGCACAATCACGCACATTATCAAAACAATAAGC from Pedobacter endophyticus includes:
- a CDS encoding outer membrane protein assembly factor BamB family protein, which codes for MKYLCLFLFALLFSFTVNAQNFKYAFVTDTHVGSPTGEEDLNRTVADINGLNDIDFVIVTGDVTEMGTNNELKLAKGILSKLNKPYHIIPGNHDTGWSESGGVNFIKEFGGDKFTFDYKGYRFIACASGPYVRMSDGHIPRDATVWLDSLLKATPKNMPIVFANHYPLDNSLDNWYEATDRLKKYNIQYAICGHGHNNHPYNFEGIEATMGRSNLRAKDSIGGYNIVTMTKDSVFFQTKKPTEEVLPAWRKIALKTFRPDAKKYERPDFSINTKYPNTKALWTYHSNANVVNTPTFTGNNVIFGNSLGWVEALNKKTGKKVWTFKTKGAIYSSPVAVGNLVIFGSGDGTIYALNAKTGKAIWQKATANSVLGSPVAADGHVFIGGSDNNFRALDVKTGKEIWAFNGVEGSIVGKPLIYQGKIIFGSWGRHLYALDINTGALVWKWDNGHANRMFSPAMVTPVAYKGIVYIAAPDRYLTAIDASNGSTLWRNKEATVRESIGQSADSTIIYGKTMQDEIVAYKAQAQDPGVLWRLNVGFGYEHVPSMLIEKAGNVFFGTKNGVIYAIDPKQKTTVWAHKIDNSMVNTVNVIDGKNVLASTMDGKVVWLEVASS
- a CDS encoding RagB/SusD family nutrient uptake outer membrane protein, producing the protein MKFIKSTIYIAFIAILGISCSKDLNVDTPDQFSDDNFWTSENNVRTYNWGFYALFTGFGTGTTGDFYFSTLSDDQNAATFQNFALTAPTTSGDWDWTYIRKANIMLERINQVPMSDEAKKHWSGIARFFRAMDYFSKVKAFGGVPYISKSLDVAQTDVIYKPRDTRQLVMDSVLSDINYAVDNIRVSDGDNTVNRDVALALKARICLFEGSYRVYHTELSLPDADKFLTQGKDACEKLMTGKYILNADYRSIYSSMDLAGNKEVLLYKKYLAGVLTHSVIGYTNSTTQMSGLTKSAVEAYPATDGLPIGQSPLYQGDNTIAAVRTNRDNRLLATVDNFLAYNGTLVNGYSSSTGYRPSKFLNPASNQLAPYNETDAPIFYYSEVLLNYAEITAILDQLGKLAFTQADMDKSINLLRTRAGIAKLTVLGGGNVAAGGVTIVDPKRDADVSPLMWEIRRERRVELMMNGFRYQDILRWKKGQYLDRAKNVDAFLGAKVPDNGKVLRNAQGYIIPYAANLTRTFVDPKNYLSPIPTGQISLYPAGTLQQNPGW
- a CDS encoding SusC/RagA family TonB-linked outer membrane protein — protein: MKKKLLLTILGAFLLLTQVIAQQVTVTGKVTSPDGPVPGVSIKIKSGTTVAQTDGNGAYSIRANKGDVLVFTFIGYATQEQTVGNSNTINVTLESTSQGLQEVVVVGFGTQKKANLTGAVTTVDVEKTFGSKPLNDPTKALQGVVPGLTITYGNGGLTAGPNINIRGVGSINGNSRPLIIVDNVETPDLSIINPADIESVSVLKDAASTSIYGARAAFGVVLIKTKSGKKNIPTRISYSNNFSWNKPTVLADFSDPVPELQALYDASVRAGTTSPETFGMQLTKLRDGIANWQNKYAATNTGNDMILGQDFDYVDGRVYFYKVWDPKKEMLKDYTAQSNHNLSLQGGSEKIGYYLSGGYANEGGIFKLNPDELNKYNVSGSINVAATKWLDVDAKFLYRNFKYDYPYQYQNYWYYFWRWGSYFPYGQYNGNYFRHTPAYLANAQRSSLTENYSRVDLGATIKLTKDLSIRADYTIGRSNALRNEVGGPINAIDFWTAGTPPLIANIASASQDVVSYGETRNMVNTLNAYATYQKTIANDHNIKVTAGVNSETYDNVQFTAARNTVLDPDRGELNLAVGTQLANGSHGSGLFPVGAYAGYFGRFNYDYKGKYLFEANGRYDGSSAFSRLDRWAFFPSASAGYRITEEKFMSFIKPYVDDIKLRASYGSVGNQNVGGQFYIPLMAASNVNWITPTGTTLTTGIAAPIPVAESLLWEKIQTLDVGADIRFLKNYVGLSVDYYQRDTKGMLQQTSVPATFGSAGPRINAGNFRNRGYEISLDLNYPVSQDLNLYATLTLADNKTVFTKWNNPSNLIYQNNPNYQNPGYYVGQQYGEIWGFETDGFFQSDDEVKSSPSQVALQNGNFVYGAGDVKYKDLNGDGVINQGKGTADDHGDLKVIGNSQPRYQYSARLGGTYKGFDLDVYIQGVGKRDYWGLGTMIIPAYGNADIMYANQLDFWSPTNPNAFYPRPYIGNSATKIANFPASGNNFYPQSKYLLNLAYARLKNVTVGYTIPSTWLKKYGVQKFRVYLSGQNLATISNVGAPIDPEMTDGEAGYTGRTFPFNRQYSFGVNLTL